In Myxococcus stipitatus, the following are encoded in one genomic region:
- the cobS gene encoding adenosylcobinamide-GDP ribazoletransferase — MKRLFASIAFLTRIPVPGAATFDAADVGRSTLCFPLVGALLAVLLVGVRHLLYPLLPATVTAFVLLAVYALLTGALHLDGLADMADGFGGGRTKEDVLRIMRDHVIGAYAGVTLVLMLGLKASALAALLERGQADTALVVALVLGRWGSVPQGWLLPYARRTGGLGMAITDHVGRVEVFGATVLALSFALGLMGWRGGVLLAVVAGVSALQGWWCRRRIDGITGDTMGANTEICEAVVLVVALALG; from the coding sequence ATGAAGCGACTCTTCGCCAGCATCGCCTTCCTCACGCGCATCCCCGTCCCCGGCGCCGCGACGTTCGACGCCGCCGACGTGGGCCGCTCGACGCTCTGCTTTCCCCTGGTCGGTGCCCTGCTGGCGGTGCTGCTCGTGGGAGTGCGCCACCTGCTCTACCCGCTGCTGCCCGCCACGGTGACGGCGTTCGTGTTGCTCGCGGTGTACGCGCTGCTGACGGGCGCGCTGCACCTGGATGGGCTCGCGGACATGGCGGATGGCTTCGGCGGCGGGCGCACGAAAGAAGACGTGCTGCGCATCATGCGCGACCACGTGATTGGCGCGTATGCCGGCGTCACCCTGGTGCTGATGCTGGGCTTGAAGGCGAGCGCGCTGGCGGCACTGCTGGAGCGCGGACAAGCGGATACCGCGTTGGTGGTGGCGCTGGTGCTGGGCCGGTGGGGCTCCGTTCCTCAAGGGTGGCTATTGCCTTATGCGCGCCGCACGGGAGGCCTTGGCATGGCCATCACCGACCATGTCGGGCGCGTGGAGGTGTTCGGAGCCACGGTGCTGGCGCTCAGCTTCGCGCTGGGGTTGATGGGTTGGCGCGGCGGGGTGCTGCTCGCCGTGGTGGCCGGAGTGTCCGCGCTCCAGGGCTGGTGGTGCCGCCGGAGGATTGACGGAATCACGGGCGACACCATGGGCGCGAACACCGAGATTTGTGAGGCGGTGGTGCTCGTGGTGGCGCTGGCGCTCGGCTGA
- a CDS encoding histidine phosphatase family protein — translation MDWRLPSGVTRMILVRHGKPSEEMKGRCYGRLDVGLAPEGHVQAQRAASLLSQVELHGLYSSPRLRALDTAKRVAEWRGVGIEVDEAFREIDFGLFEGLTYEEAERRFPSLYAEWMAHPEQVRFPEGETFSEMRVRVREGGRALRARHPGQCFALVSHGGVNRTLLAEALGMADQHLFRLDQVHAAVNVIDFYDDEPVVKLMNLEP, via the coding sequence GTGGACTGGCGGCTCCCCAGCGGCGTGACGCGGATGATTCTGGTGAGGCACGGCAAGCCCTCGGAGGAGATGAAGGGCCGCTGTTATGGGCGGCTCGACGTGGGCCTCGCGCCGGAGGGCCACGTGCAAGCGCAGCGCGCGGCGAGCCTGCTCTCCCAGGTGGAGCTCCACGGCCTTTATTCGAGTCCGCGGCTGCGCGCGCTCGACACGGCAAAGCGGGTGGCGGAGTGGCGCGGCGTGGGCATCGAGGTGGACGAAGCCTTTCGCGAAATCGACTTCGGGCTCTTCGAGGGGCTCACCTACGAAGAAGCCGAGCGCCGCTTCCCGAGCCTCTATGCGGAGTGGATGGCGCACCCCGAGCAGGTGCGGTTCCCCGAGGGAGAGACGTTCTCGGAGATGCGCGTGCGAGTGCGCGAGGGAGGCCGGGCCTTGCGCGCACGGCATCCAGGCCAGTGCTTCGCGCTGGTGTCACACGGAGGAGTCAACCGCACGCTGCTGGCCGAAGCGCTGGGAATGGCGGACCAGCACCTGTTCCGGCTGGACCAGGTCCACGCGGCGGTGAACGTCATCGACTTCTACGACGACGAGCCCGTGGTGAAGCTGATGAACCTGGAGCCTTGA
- a CDS encoding iron ABC transporter permease, translating to MKTRLMVTLLVCVAVIAVAPFIGPPMPPDARDFILWQLRIPRTLMALLVGGTLSLVGAVYQSLFANPLAAPSTVGTTAGATLGALVAIVLGARNAVWGLPLITAAAFAGALGVSMLVAAIAAGRSVRMNDLVLAGIAFSMAAGAISTGVQFSADSAELLAATRWTMGHLPQVGYQGIVMLLPVAAVSVVGLLLLTRALEVFIAGEEHAESQGVNVRVVRIVAIGLGAMGVAGCVAWCGPIAFVELIVPHIVRRVLGVSRRVLLPCSVVVGASFLVLCDALTRVIMPGREPPVGLVTAALGTPLLVYLVARRST from the coding sequence ATGAAGACGCGGCTGATGGTGACGCTGCTGGTCTGCGTGGCGGTGATTGCGGTGGCGCCCTTCATCGGTCCGCCGATGCCGCCGGACGCGCGCGACTTCATCCTCTGGCAGTTGCGCATCCCTCGGACGCTGATGGCGCTGCTCGTGGGTGGCACGCTGTCGCTGGTGGGCGCGGTGTATCAATCGCTCTTCGCCAACCCGCTCGCCGCTCCGAGCACCGTGGGCACCACGGCCGGCGCCACGTTGGGCGCGCTGGTGGCCATCGTCCTGGGTGCTCGCAACGCGGTGTGGGGCTTGCCGCTCATCACCGCCGCAGCCTTCGCGGGTGCGCTGGGCGTCAGCATGCTGGTGGCCGCCATCGCCGCGGGGCGGAGCGTTCGGATGAACGACCTGGTCCTCGCTGGCATCGCGTTCTCCATGGCGGCGGGAGCCATCTCCACGGGCGTGCAGTTCTCGGCGGACTCGGCGGAGTTGCTCGCGGCCACTCGGTGGACCATGGGGCATCTGCCGCAGGTGGGTTACCAGGGCATCGTGATGTTGCTGCCTGTCGCCGCCGTGTCGGTGGTGGGGCTCTTGCTGCTCACGCGCGCGCTGGAGGTGTTCATCGCGGGCGAGGAGCACGCCGAATCCCAAGGCGTCAACGTGCGGGTGGTGCGCATCGTCGCCATCGGCTTGGGCGCGATGGGTGTCGCGGGCTGTGTCGCGTGGTGTGGCCCCATCGCCTTCGTGGAGCTCATCGTCCCGCACATCGTCCGGCGCGTGCTCGGCGTGAGTCGCCGTGTGTTGCTGCCGTGCTCGGTGGTGGTGGGGGCCAGCTTCCTGGTGCTGTGCGACGCGCTGACTCGCGTCATCATGCCCGGCCGCGAGCCTCCCGTGGGACTGGTCACCGCGGCCCTGGGCACGCCGTTGCTCGTGTACCTGGTGGCTCGCAGGTCCACCTGA
- a CDS encoding ABC transporter ATP-binding protein, whose product MTSSLAVSGATVRKGGRLLLEDVSLHVAPGDFVAIVGPNGAGKSTLMRAALGLQRLDAGSVTMGGREVSALSPRERAAFLAWLPQRVQVSEPITALEHVAAARYRFLESRRRSEEVALTALARVQADALAPRPITELSGGEQQRVAVAALLAQEAPLVMLDEPANFLDPAQQLELYALVGRLWRSGLGVLCITHDINVLAHAMREGSEGRIRVVGLSRGRVAFESSYDAPDLGEHLGHVFSVRMRGLEVEGRRVFVSLPLERGP is encoded by the coding sequence ATGACGTCGTCCCTGGCGGTCTCCGGCGCGACGGTGCGCAAGGGCGGGCGGCTGCTGCTGGAGGACGTGTCCCTCCACGTCGCGCCCGGGGACTTCGTGGCCATCGTCGGGCCCAACGGCGCGGGCAAGTCGACGCTGATGCGCGCGGCGCTCGGACTGCAACGGCTGGATGCGGGGAGCGTCACGATGGGAGGGCGCGAAGTCTCGGCGCTCTCGCCTCGGGAGCGGGCCGCGTTCCTCGCCTGGCTGCCCCAGCGCGTGCAGGTGTCCGAGCCCATCACCGCGCTGGAGCATGTCGCCGCCGCCCGCTACCGCTTCCTCGAGTCACGTCGCCGTTCGGAAGAGGTGGCGCTCACGGCGCTCGCGCGTGTGCAGGCGGATGCGCTCGCTCCGCGCCCCATCACCGAGCTCTCCGGAGGAGAGCAGCAGCGTGTCGCCGTGGCGGCGCTGCTCGCCCAGGAAGCTCCGCTGGTGATGCTGGACGAGCCCGCCAACTTCCTGGACCCCGCGCAGCAACTGGAGCTGTACGCGCTGGTGGGGCGGCTGTGGCGCTCGGGGCTGGGGGTGCTGTGCATCACCCATGACATCAACGTGCTCGCCCATGCGATGCGGGAGGGGAGCGAGGGACGGATTCGCGTGGTGGGGCTGTCGCGCGGCCGGGTCGCCTTCGAGTCGAGCTACGACGCGCCGGACCTGGGTGAGCACCTGGGCCACGTGTTCTCGGTGCGGATGCGCGGCCTGGAAGTGGAGGGCCGCCGGGTCTTCGTGAGCCTGCCCCTGGAGCGCGGGCCATGA
- a CDS encoding helical backbone metal receptor has protein sequence MSAARTLRLLGLALTLLVGCQRSAPATQEAGPRRLVALSPGISETLYALGAGEQVVGLSDYSSWPPETASVPKVGSTLAPNYEAIARLKPTLILDEQVKQAPAGSLSAVAPVKVLPWLSVDDVANGIRELGRQTGREEVASKLAQQVETTLKRKPPPDAPRVLLVIGDAEAGLSSIWYIRKDSLHGAALEAAGARNAIADAPAGPPNISVEQLMTLDPDIIVVLLEGPRLSPEEEARHLAAWKQLSVLRAVKQGRVKLVSGPGVQSTGPRILDLVEKLQAALRFDAKAP, from the coding sequence ATGTCCGCCGCACGCACCCTCCGTCTCCTCGGCCTCGCCCTCACGCTGCTCGTGGGCTGCCAGCGTTCCGCTCCTGCGACTCAGGAGGCGGGCCCTCGGCGCCTCGTCGCGTTGTCGCCCGGCATCTCCGAGACGCTCTACGCCCTGGGCGCGGGGGAGCAGGTGGTGGGGCTCTCCGACTACTCCTCCTGGCCTCCCGAGACGGCGTCGGTGCCCAAAGTGGGTTCCACGCTGGCGCCCAACTACGAGGCCATCGCCCGGCTCAAGCCGACCCTCATCCTCGACGAGCAGGTGAAGCAGGCCCCCGCCGGCTCGCTCTCCGCCGTGGCCCCCGTGAAGGTGCTGCCCTGGCTCAGCGTGGATGACGTGGCGAACGGCATCCGAGAGCTGGGCCGACAGACAGGTCGCGAGGAGGTGGCCTCGAAGCTCGCGCAACAGGTGGAGACGACGCTGAAGCGGAAGCCACCGCCGGATGCGCCTCGGGTGCTGTTGGTGATTGGCGATGCGGAGGCTGGGCTCTCCAGCATCTGGTACATCCGCAAGGACTCGCTCCACGGCGCGGCGCTGGAGGCCGCGGGTGCGCGCAACGCCATCGCGGATGCCCCCGCGGGTCCGCCCAACATCTCCGTCGAACAGCTCATGACGCTGGACCCGGACATCATCGTGGTGTTGCTGGAAGGGCCGCGCCTGTCGCCGGAAGAAGAGGCGCGTCACCTGGCGGCGTGGAAGCAGCTGTCCGTGCTGCGGGCGGTGAAGCAGGGCCGGGTGAAGCTGGTGTCGGGGCCGGGCGTGCAGTCCACCGGGCCTCGCATCCTGGACCTGGTGGAGAAGCTCCAGGCCGCGCTGCGCTTCGACGCGAAGGCCCCATGA
- a CDS encoding cobyric acid synthase, protein MPKRPHLMIQGTGSHVGKTTLVAGLCRLFANQGLRVAPFKSQNMSLNSFVTEENEEIARATAVQSFAARQRPIVHMNPLLLKPKSDSVSQLIIHGRPHRDVDAYEYFLSDTHRALKLAAIQESIDHLNRHFDLVIAEGAGSCAEPNLRPFDVVNMEVAHRLDARVLLATDIDKGGVAAELLGTLKVLELVAPGDLERITGFIINKFRGDRQVLQPAIDFIEQHTQRPVAGVLPYLSLALEEEDRVQPRMRGTPEIDVAVVYLPHISNSTDFDYLQEEPHVRVRFVRSVDQLGAPDAVILPGTKNTVGDLVHLRRIGFDRALLELSTSTPIVGICGGFQMLGRALLDEGRRESEHGSTTGLGLLDIDVEFLPGKTVVNRRFAPTRDNPFASAGEVSGYEIHSGLVRYASARPLYTYAGGVDGAVHERLPIFGTFIHDLFKNPRLSRAFIDLLRQRKGLPALTEPLCNHDTRREESYNRLAAALAEHLTIPD, encoded by the coding sequence ATGCCGAAGCGCCCTCATCTCATGATTCAAGGCACGGGCTCCCACGTGGGGAAGACCACGCTGGTCGCCGGCCTGTGCCGCCTGTTCGCCAACCAGGGGCTGCGCGTGGCCCCCTTCAAGTCGCAGAACATGTCCCTCAACTCCTTCGTCACGGAGGAGAACGAGGAGATTGCCCGCGCGACAGCGGTGCAGTCCTTCGCGGCGCGGCAGCGGCCCATCGTCCACATGAACCCGCTGCTGCTCAAGCCCAAGTCGGACAGTGTCAGCCAGCTCATCATCCACGGCAGGCCCCACCGGGACGTCGACGCCTACGAGTACTTCCTCTCCGACACCCACCGCGCGCTCAAGCTGGCCGCCATCCAGGAGTCCATCGACCACCTGAACCGCCACTTCGACCTGGTCATCGCCGAGGGCGCCGGGAGCTGCGCTGAGCCCAACCTGCGGCCCTTCGACGTCGTGAACATGGAGGTGGCGCACCGGCTGGACGCACGCGTCTTGCTGGCGACGGACATCGACAAGGGCGGCGTCGCGGCCGAGCTCCTCGGCACCTTGAAGGTCCTGGAGCTCGTCGCTCCGGGCGATTTGGAGCGCATCACCGGCTTCATCATCAACAAGTTCCGAGGTGACCGGCAGGTCCTCCAGCCCGCCATCGACTTCATCGAGCAACACACTCAGCGGCCCGTCGCCGGCGTGCTGCCGTATCTCTCGCTCGCACTCGAGGAGGAGGACCGCGTCCAGCCTCGGATGCGGGGCACGCCTGAAATCGACGTGGCGGTCGTCTACCTGCCGCACATCTCGAACAGCACCGACTTCGACTATCTGCAGGAGGAGCCCCACGTCCGCGTCCGCTTCGTGCGCTCCGTGGACCAACTGGGTGCTCCGGACGCGGTCATCCTCCCTGGGACGAAGAACACCGTGGGGGACCTCGTGCATCTGCGGCGCATCGGCTTCGACCGGGCCCTTCTGGAACTCAGCACCTCCACGCCGATTGTCGGCATCTGCGGCGGATTCCAGATGCTCGGGCGCGCGTTGCTCGACGAGGGGCGGCGTGAATCGGAGCACGGGAGCACGACGGGACTGGGGTTGCTCGACATCGACGTGGAGTTCCTCCCTGGCAAGACGGTGGTCAATCGCCGCTTTGCTCCGACTCGGGACAACCCATTCGCGAGCGCGGGTGAGGTGTCGGGGTATGAGATTCACTCGGGACTCGTCCGGTACGCGAGCGCGCGTCCGCTCTACACGTATGCGGGAGGCGTCGATGGCGCGGTCCATGAACGGCTGCCCATCTTCGGCACCTTCATCCATGACCTGTTCAAGAACCCGCGACTGAGCCGCGCGTTCATCGACCTGCTGCGCCAACGCAAGGGGTTGCCAGCACTGACCGAACCCTTGTGCAATCACGACACGCGCCGGGAGGAGAGCTACAATCGCCTCGCAGCCGCCCTGGCCGAGCACCTGACCATCCCTGACTGA